In Montipora foliosa isolate CH-2021 chromosome 9, ASM3666993v2, whole genome shotgun sequence, the DNA window GATCTTCTTCATAATTTTACTGAGAACAAAAAGCCACAACACAAAGCAGGGATAGCTATTGGTAATCGAACGACTGTGATTGAGGAGACCGCAAAGCCAGAAGGAGAAAAAAGTGCTAATTTAACTGTTGCGCATACGAAAACAGATAATACACGAGAAAGAAGGAGTCACCTAGGACATAGTTTGCTTGATGCACTTGTGAGCAAACTTTTAAACAGTACTGTTGATGGAAATCACTCAACTGGACAATACAACAGATCTAAAGAATTTACGGAGCCTTTTAATCTCTCTAGGGTATtagaaaaaatcaccaaaaaaggCCAAAATCTTGCGGACATAGATATACATGATCCTGGATCAGAGAATACTGCGCTGCTGGTGAAATTTCTGAAGGAAAATGGCCACGATaaactgcgcatgcgtgataacattgctaaaaacCATGGAAACAATCAAATCATTGTTCCGCGATTGAGTAACAACAATTCAGAGCTGCAGTTATCTTCAGAAGGAACGTTTAACCTTAAGAAAAAGCTCTTTGAATTAGCGAATAATATCGACTTAAATACACAAAGAAATAATTCGGAAGAGGCGTTGGATAACCAGAGAGAAGCTGATCTCGCAATGCTGTGGCTGCTTTTGCGTCAAAGTTCTCTTCATCATCTCGAGACCTTTAACTTGAGTCATGTGTTAAGAGACATTGGGAGAAAGTCTCTTGACAGCAGCTTAACAACTCGCAAGGCACTTAAAGTTAAGAGAGACGACGTTAACAGCAATGACTTTGGGTCAGGTGACCGGGCTGATATAATGATCTACAGACCTATTCTGGGTAAACAGAAAAATAACACAACGGAGCCTCTTTTTAGAACTAAAAGGACAAACATTTCTTTGCGCGCAAATCGAACGATCTCTCCGACGAATGATTCTGCAAAAACAACGAGAATCGGGAGTTTTAAAAATAGCGCCTTGTTTTCAAGGGAAATTGGTTCTGGGGAGTCTAGAGACGAAGAAAATATTCTAAGGTTTGTTTAAATGACTTGATCTCacaaacaaactaacaaacaaacaaacacagagCGATTCAAGTGATTTGCTTGTGAGCACGTAGTTAATTAAGACGACGATGAGTCGAAAATAGTCCCTGACTCCCTACCCCTTTTATGGCTATCTTAAGAGCCTGAACcgagttgctcgaagcatgcTAAGTGGTAACCTATGGCTCTTTGTTGGGTTAAAAAATCCAGGCTATAACTTTCTCTAAAATGGTGAAAAATAGACTTGTATTTGATGAAATCTGGCGTGAGCCCGAAAACATAGGTCTGCAAAGCGACACAAATTACTGAGACGAGCTCAAAAAACAACAGCAATAAAAACTAGCTTATTACAATTATTCTCGCAGGGTGGGTGCATGCGTAGACTTTGATCACTGTAATATCGCCGAGACACCGCCACAGCATGTGACAAACTTCACATCACAAGAAAAATGGGAGAGGAGAATGGGAACGACACAGGCAACGAATGGAATTTTGAAGTTCGATAGAGTTAGTTGCGAGGAACTGGATCCCAAAGTTTTACTGTATAATCGAATCTTCAAGACTGGAAGTTCTACTACCGAATCGATAATAATGAATTCGAGTTCCGTCATGAACTTTGACTACAAGATAGGTGAGATTACCGAGTCCGAAAGTGATACGTTTATGGAGCAACTTTTTGCCTGCTAAGTACAAAGCTAACAAGCTCAAAAATTTGATCAAAACATTAAACGTAATCTGACGAAAGCTAATTGCCTCTTGAGTATCGAAGCAAGTAACCTGAGCTAATCAGTCCTCAACGCTAAATTCACTCTCCTGTCCGCTCACAAACACCACTCTCTAACTCGAATTTTCCTTGTATCACAATAATTCCAGTAATTCATCAATTAACCTGCTTAATAAATGAAAAGGAGGGAGCTACAGAAGAGGTACTGTTTGCGGGGGGTAGGGTGGGGAGTGTTGGGGAGGGGGTTCAGGCTTTCACGCAAGATCTTGATGTAAGcgatcccaaaaaaaaaaaaaaaaaaaaaaagcaagcccGATCGCAGTTTAGGTACTTAAATATACAGTATTTACGTCAAGTCAGTGCTACAACATGCTTCCCTTTATCATTGCTTTCGGGCTTCGGTGTGGCTTTACTGTAAGCCGGCGATTGCAACTGGAGGTCAAATATGAAATTCATCATTTAGATCATAAAAATCATACGGGGCACAAACGAAACACATTTATGACACAAGACATGAATGCTCCCGCAGTGGTTAAATATGAACATTGACGCGTAGATGTCATCATGACAACGGCACGAAGGACCCAacgaaccaatcaaattgcttATGCTCTGGTCATTTCCTTGTGCGTGCATTTGTGTTGACGTGTGGTTGTTGCGTGCCAATGTCATTTGAAGGAGCTCGCACATGAACTGTATCTTTTCATTATTGCGCAGGCTTTTATATGCACATCCTCGATACCGCGTCCAAGATCGAGATTGAAGCGAAACTCGAAAGATACTGCTGATGGGTTAGAAACGCTACCGTGACTTCCGGTTGTAAGTGCCAAAATTAATGTGAAGGTTCTTTACCAATCACAAGAGACATTTTATAGCCGTATTCTCCATTAAAATCATTAGGGCCAGTCGctggaagcctggttagcgctaaccgttggttaagaggtgtcaaaaactataggtttccatggtatttaacgctggttagcgctaaccatgcttcgagcaacctggACTTCGTATGTAATGCATCACTTAACTTCTTTTTATTGCCGCAAGGAACGACAGAGGACTGGTACGATAAAGGCGAATCAGGCCCATATCCGGGACTTATCATCAGGAAAGCCAATAAGAAACTCGTCAAATACCCGCGCATGGCATTTGTGGCTCACTTTTACTTTAGGAGCAGACTGAACTTACCGCAAGCTCACACGTACATAAATCAAGTGAGACATCCCGTTCGGAGACTGGTGTCTCATTACCACTATTTGCGAAGCAAGAATAGACCGAAGCATAGACTCAAGGAATTCGCCGCTTCTGCGGAGAATAAAGAAACCCTCGAACAATGTTTCAGACAGCGGCATAAAGGATGTCGGAGTAATGTCATGACGAGCTTTTTCTGCGGGAGACATAATTATTGTCGTAAAGGAAATTGGAGGGCATTGCACAAGGCCAAACACAACATCAGACGATATTATGCCGCAGTGGGTTTACTGGAACATTATGATATTTACCTTCAAATTCTCTACAAGCGTTTACCAAAGTTCTTCCCTGAAATTTCCAGTCGTAACATTGGTAGATTTAAATACAATCCGAGGTACAATTTTGACGACGTTCCCAAAGATCTCCTTGGAGAGATCAAGAGAGCTAATTGGGCTGATAACAGACTTTACTCATTTATCAGGAAACGGTTCTGGCAGCAAGTCGAGGCTTGCAGCCTTAAATTTTAAACATCATCGCACGCACTGTACTTGTCAATAAAACCCTACAAAAACTACCCATGAATTGATATTTAATTGCCGTTGACTTTGCACAGccattttcaaatgagtgtcgaaaGATATTTTTGCTAGGACTAAGTGCTATGATTATTTGTCTTTACTATTGATGGTTGGCTTAAAATTACGTGACAGGTTCTCAGCCAACCacagaaaagggaaaaaaaaattgccccGATTTGCCCACTATAGGCGCAGGCTGTTTGCTTTGGCTTTGCGCTCTAATTGGCTAACTAGTTTTAGACACACAATATTAAAACAAGTCATTTCAAGGATCAGAGGCAAACGTCAACCGATTGTCAAGTCAACCAAAGAGTTTTCCGTTGAAACGTAAGAGACATACACTTCTAAATGAGTTCTCTATTGATGAGGTGTGCTCTAGTGACCAGTATCATTTTGGTCGATAGCCAATCCCTCCCAATTAGTTTTTGACGATGAGCTTTCCCGCTGctcattaatttgcatttttttcactGACCTATACACAATTGATCAAGGTGATAAAAATCATTACACAAGATGCATGACAACTtttaaaacaatcaaaatttcattactacccttccACCCAGCGCGccggcgctagacaacaccaacaacataatctggtgcgtgactcgtgcatggtgccttcggacagacaggaccagcgctttattaaccGACATAGTCTTACATtgtgaacgagcttgtgaaaccatattgagAATACTGAACATCaatgtgcaagtgcgaatataGTTGACAATACAGGtgtagcctgaaaaatgtacatagaaatgtatctatctagacgaaatgtattatatagataaccgtagtcaaaaaaatttaagtgcaagggcagtacataagtgaaaaaattcgcacaacaggaaactaggaaaaaacCTACGGAAAATACAGCGGTgatacgttgcccgatacgaaaacccggggtaaaaacccagtgggaaaaaacccgggaacgtattcctcgatcgaatgcaacgcatttcagctccgaggattagagctttaagttttctaactaacataaagttaggatacagttcttggtggctgtccagaaggcgagatagtgaaaactaaaaattctactttttataccaaataattagcatacaatatatgcagttacataatcatgaacaaaaagtaaatacgaaacaattgttcaaaatatgtgaagccttatttcagaaacaatgtgaataccttgaattatagtaatgctacgaaccgtaacgaacacgctttccaactactctttgttccgttggaaagcattattcattactacccttcgcacccagcgcgccggcgctagacaacaccaacaacataatctggtgcgtgactcgtgcatggtgccttcggacagacaggaccagcgcgaGACAACAAAGACGAGAAACGAGGGTGGTAAATATCGAGAAAAAGAGATTATAAGTTAATGGCTCTAGAAACTTTTAATTTATCTAGCCTATCACTATCGCATGTGCTGATATAACTGTTcttggatttcacggatttccaaCCAGCGTATTTATCTAAGAGTTCGCCGGAGATACCTGCGGCGCTAGCAGCGGAAGCTCCTCCTCTTCTCAAACTGTGTGTGCCATAATTGTGACAATCTTCAACAAAAAGCGACAAGGTAGCGCGAAAAATCTCTCTAACTCGAGAATAACCGATTGCGCTTAGCGAAGGAGAACCTGAGGAAGAAAGTCTACAAACCAAATGCTGGTCTGGGTGGACAGGCAATTTGGCCAGCAATTTCTCTGTAATAGAAACAGAACATGATATATTGTTTGATCtagcaataaaaacaaagtgcCCTTGGCGACGCTGATCGTTTTTACGAACAGGACAAAAGATTGACATGTGATCTGGAAGGATtatctttttcccatttcttcCAGTTTAACCATGCGTTCTTGTACTTCACATTGGTCGAAACTGCTCTAGAACAAAGCACAAAGGCAGGAAGGGAATCGGCCAATTCCTTCAGCTTTTTGGACTTAAGATCCTGCTTATGTTTCCAGACACCAGCCTGAAGTACatctagaaaaagaaaacaattgaacCAAAAGAACAAACGTAAAATCCTAAGGAACACTGTACAGAAATATACTCAAAATGAGCTGGAAAAATCCACTTTTAAAGCGAGAACGTTAAATTTGGGTGTGCCAGAGAAAGCGGACTTTTTCTTAGAAAAAAGGTCTGATCCGTAGCCGGGACAAAACATGTCGCGTGACTTAGACAGGTAAAAATAATCTTTCACAAAATCTGGAAACATGCCTGGACGAGCCGGATTACATAACAAGGGCCAAAAGGAGCCGTCTTCCACTCAGGAAGAATCAGAGTGCCCTTGGCTTTGCAAACTTGCATATGAAACAAAAAACTGCGCTAACAAGGCATGTGGGCGGACAAACATAATTGTCCATTGTGAACAATACGCACTACATtctgattgtctgagaaaaatcGTGACTTTCTTTTCGGCAATAAAACTCTGGAAGCTTTTTAGAGCCAACTATACGGCCATTAATTCCCAATAGGAAGAACTCCTACATCTCTACAATTCATTCCACATTCCGGAACGAAACTTCCGTTCGTTGTAAAAAACAACATGAGCACCATAGCCAGTTTCACTAGCATCGCAGGTTAAGACTGCGCTAGACGacaaaggtctattaattgGGTAGCCATTAAAGGCGTCAACATGAGCTAACCGAAAATTTCAATTCTTATAAAACTCCTTCGTTTGCGACAAGTACATTGTTCCAGGATTGCCTCAAGTTGATGACAAAATACATCTGCCTGGTAAATAACCTGGCAACAGGCCCAAGAGcaacagaaagtgaaattacaaatccggatacacttgcaactcttctaactttaaagttaggaaaatcattaactcagtcaaaattgacttcagctTAACAATCTTTTTCTCTGGAACTACGAAAATCGCGACTTTCTTTTCGGCAATAATACTCTGAAAACTTTTCAGAGCCAACAATACGGCCATTAATTCCCAATACGAAGAACTCATACATCTCTGCAATTCATTCCACATTCCGGAACAAAACTTCCGTTCGTTGTAAAAAACAACATGAGCACCATAGCCAGTTTCACTAGCATCGCAGGTTAAGACTGCGCTAGACGACAAAGGTCTATTTATTGGGTAGCCATTAAAGGCCTCAACATGAGctaaccaaaatttcaattcttgtaaaACTCCTTCGTTTTCGACAAGTACATCGTTCCAGGATTGCCTCAAGTGATgaaaaaaatacatctgcctggtaaataacctggcaacaggcccaagagcaacagaaagtgaaattacaaatccGGATACACTTGCAACTCTTCTAACTTTTAAGGTTaggaaaatcattaattaactcagtcaaaattgacttcagctTAACAATCATTTTTCTCTAGAACTACGAACAACATACGAGCTGTATCTATAATAACGCCTAACCATGCCCCTAATTGACGGGGCCTCCCAATTGGATTTCTTCTCGTTACACCTCCAACCGGAATTTAGGAGATCAGATTTGACCAACTTGCTCGCAGTCTGCGCGTCAGGTAAGGTTCTGCAACCAAAAATACCGTCATCAATATATAAAATGGCGAAAATACCGAGCGATCTCCATCGAGCGACAAGTGGCTACAAcatctttgtaaacaaatgGCAGGCTGATGACAAGCCAAATGGCAATACTATAAAAACGAAATATTTTTCCACGCCATTGGTGGACCAAGAAAAACCCTAAATATTTCCAACAGTTGTAATTAATATCCAAGTGGTGATAACCGGATTCGATACCCAAAGTAAAGAACCAAAAATTGTCTCTAAACATGAATGCGAGAGTGGGGAggctttcatatttaaatttaaacttgcgtACAAAAGGAAAACAGATCTACTGAGATCTAGAACCAGACGTAACTGCGGCCACGAGCGACAGAAAGAGGATTGCAACAATATGGTCTAGAAAATACTTCTGTCGCGCATTTATTAATAACTAACTCGTTGATAGCATTGGCAGCAAATTCTGCATGATCTAACGcacttttgttgttctttatAAAACAAGGCGGAGGTATAATGGTAaaaggtataatgtaaatagtcAATAAGACTCCAATCACAAGTGCAGATAATTGCAAATTCTCAAACCACCAATTCTTGCGAGCGTTAATAAGGCCTTGAACAGACGGAACGGGCGAAGATTCAGTTACCTCAGCAGCATTCTTTAAACCACGTAACTCTAACAAAAAATTGGTATCACCTGGCTCTTCTCGTatccccgaaaaaaaaaaaatcgtcagtCCCACTGATTTCACTTAGCGGTTCCTTGGCTTGGAGGCGGCACGTAGGTAGATTGCGCTGGTGATTGGACCAAGTTACGCTGCCAAGAGAGGGCGTTGTTGCTGGCACTAGCGATTGGATACTTTGATCTCCAGCAACTTCTCCAGAAATGGCCAGGCCTGTTACACAGGAAGCATGTGCTCAAAGGAGTAAAAGCAGAAGATGCATTAGTAAATCTGGTAGAAACGCGCCTAAAATCAGGCCTAAGCTTATTAGCTTTCTTAGCTCTTTcggcttttttcttctctcttagATTTCCGACTTCCTTGAGTATCTTACGAATTAGCTTTTCACCTGTCTCATCTTCGGCAACCGGTATTTGTTTGTATTCTGTTACAAAATCCCAGCCATGCAAATCTACGAGCACCATATGTTTCATTCTAATGGCAATGGCATTCTTACCTTCCTCTAAGGCGTTCGCAGCTTCCACAAGTTTACCAGAGTGAAGCGCAACCACAGCAGAATCAATATGGCTGGCTACTTTTTCCTGATGCTGGTACTGCTCTTCGTTCCCTTTATATTTAAATGTGTGTCGAGCGAAATTTTCAAGACGAATTTTCTTAACTGCGAAGTTGATGGATTCGTCGTTCTGACGCTCAAGCTCGTCCTTGAATGAAGCGAGCTCCgcaaaaagaaagttttttagCTCCGAAATAGCCGGCAAAGGCGCAGTAAGAGGCTGAGAAGGATCAGCTCTAAAACCAGAAAGCATAGCTTGTATTTCTGGACTCACCAACAAGCTAagttacagttcttggtggctgtccagaaggcgaacgtcttcctcgatcgaatgcaacgtatttcaggttttctaactaatataaagttaggatacagttcttggtggctgtccagaaggcgagatagtgaaaactagaaattctactttttataccaaataattagcatacaatatatgcagttacataatcatgaacaaaaagtaaatacgaaacaattgttcaaaatatgtgaagccttatttcagaaacaatgtgaataccttgaattatagtaatgctacgaaccgtaacgaacacgctttccaactactctttgttccgttggaaagcattattcatttcatttttcgATTTCAACTCGGATATACTAGGGAAAAATTTGGAGTACTTCTGACAGGAATTTACCTTTCGATAAATAATGCGAATGTTCTATCACTTGAGACCTTGCCGTATGGACGTCggtatcgctcggtcaatacagcta includes these proteins:
- the LOC137971113 gene encoding uncharacterized protein, whose protein sequence is MLPSTKRNVALGIFLFIVTLVVLYSYCNGNSICYTFPFFSGLERDRLMKPEVLVTSVIVQAKRPFDITTVPRKHKAKPEGTTRKQNEPFTANGRQKTVNVSGGRGEKLHFAGLNRTSLKTSLNNEADKRDNKTRVNETVDSERHLLPPSDIVGKVAEEILRKANISEEEANRKLTRVERVDKSIDKEEIRREQHGLLTKIKESRGSGSKDSDKKLMRVEREDLTDEEEGEMRESVQRVQQHAKEKLRIEVGMDSKIEDLELKHARRLGITNATSKDLQHNNSKGNDLDAATKAAKTTLPPFFVKFLNFTAKERQLVDLLHNFTENKKPQHKAGIAIGNRTTVIEETAKPEGEKSANLTVAHTKTDNTRERRSHLGHSLLDALVSKLLNSTVDGNHSTGQYNRSKEFTEPFNLSRVLEKITKKGQNLADIDIHDPGSENTALLVKFLKENGHDKLRMRDNIAKNHGNNQIIVPRLSNNNSELQLSSEGTFNLKKKLFELANNIDLNTQRNNSEEALDNQREADLAMLWLLLRQSSLHHLETFNLSHVLRDIGRKSLDSSLTTRKALKVKRDDVNSNDFGSGDRADIMIYRPILGKQKNNTTEPLFRTKRTNISLRANRTISPTNDSAKTTRIGSFKNSALFSREIGSGESRDEENILRVGACVDFDHCNIAETPPQHVTNFTSQEKWERRMGTTQATNGILKFDRVSCEELDPKVLLYNRIFKTGSSTTESIIMNSSSVMNFDYKIGTTEDWYDKGESGPYPGLIIRKANKKLVKYPRMAFVAHFYFRSRLNLPQAHTYINQVRHPVRRLVSHYHYLRSKNRPKHRLKEFAASAENKETLEQCFRQRHKGCRSNVMTSFFCGRHNYCRKGNWRALHKAKHNIRRYYAAVGLLEHYDIYLQILYKRLPKFFPEISSRNIGRFKYNPRYNFDDVPKDLLGEIKRANWADNRLYSFIRKRFWQQVEACSLKF